In Caldicellulosiruptor morganii, the following proteins share a genomic window:
- the mutL gene encoding DNA mismatch repair endonuclease MutL: protein MRELNKLSEEIAHILAAGEVVERPASCVKEVIENSIDAGASFIDIKLEKGGIKKIEVYDNGKGIHPEDIKYVFERHTTSKIKTVDDIFKIKTMGFRGEALCAISSVSKVTLISRHYQQDQGYMVKVEGGKVNSKTVYPFEKGTKIIIEDLFFNTPARLKFLKSPSVEQKYCAEVAEKIAICYPEISFRMQVDNKRQLFTPGDGKVESAVASVFGTDILKSLIDFHQEEPGLKVWGYFANPVLSKSTRSGYYFYVNRRFIRSKLLSSCIDEVFKNSILTGRFPIIFLFIEIDPSDIDVNVHPTKLEIKFKDERFVYNTVYKAISKVLQSEKIIPKPDLNNIYSHQDKQESESKKTSLPFIYEEHNFEKNSFENLSEFLKIEEQLDFSELEPKQCTENVINIFSKTFELETYKIVGYAFDTYIIVEKDESLYLIDQHAVHERRLFELFKEEVIQNKIQRQMLLSPVIVDLPPSQKEFVLENAQFFERLGFEVGDFGKNEIIVRTVPVLIKNLADRYLIFDIVEMLYNESISAGLVQISEELLKEIACKAAVKGNMNISDLEKEEIVKLVLVEKRIFHCPHGRPVVVEIPKKDIEKMFKRIV from the coding sequence ATGAGAGAGCTAAATAAGTTATCTGAAGAAATTGCTCATATTCTGGCGGCTGGAGAAGTTGTTGAAAGACCTGCTTCATGTGTGAAGGAAGTTATTGAAAATTCTATTGATGCAGGGGCAAGTTTTATAGATATTAAATTGGAAAAAGGCGGTATTAAAAAAATTGAGGTTTATGATAATGGCAAAGGTATTCATCCAGAGGATATAAAATATGTGTTTGAAAGACATACAACAAGCAAGATAAAAACAGTGGATGACATTTTTAAAATTAAAACGATGGGTTTTAGAGGAGAGGCACTCTGTGCAATCTCAAGTGTCTCAAAAGTCACTCTAATTTCAAGACATTATCAGCAGGACCAGGGTTACATGGTAAAGGTTGAGGGAGGAAAAGTTAATTCAAAAACAGTATATCCTTTTGAGAAGGGTACAAAAATAATTATTGAAGATCTTTTTTTCAACACACCGGCAAGATTAAAGTTTTTAAAGTCACCTTCTGTTGAACAAAAGTACTGTGCAGAGGTTGCGGAAAAGATAGCCATCTGCTATCCGGAGATTTCCTTTAGAATGCAAGTTGATAACAAAAGGCAACTTTTCACCCCCGGTGATGGTAAGGTAGAATCTGCAGTTGCCTCAGTTTTTGGGACAGATATTTTAAAGAGTCTGATTGATTTTCATCAAGAAGAGCCAGGATTGAAAGTGTGGGGATATTTTGCAAATCCAGTGTTAAGTAAATCAACAAGAAGCGGTTACTACTTTTATGTCAACAGGAGGTTTATAAGAAGTAAGCTTCTTTCCAGCTGTATTGATGAGGTTTTTAAAAATTCGATTTTAACTGGTAGATTTCCTATAATATTCTTATTTATAGAAATAGACCCATCCGACATTGATGTTAATGTACATCCTACAAAGCTTGAGATAAAATTCAAAGATGAAAGATTTGTTTACAACACCGTATATAAAGCAATTTCAAAAGTGCTTCAGTCAGAAAAGATAATTCCCAAACCTGATTTGAATAATATTTATTCGCATCAGGATAAGCAGGAAAGTGAAAGTAAAAAAACTTCTTTGCCCTTTATTTATGAAGAACATAACTTTGAGAAAAATTCTTTTGAAAATTTAAGTGAGTTTTTAAAAATAGAAGAACAGCTTGATTTTTCTGAATTAGAACCGAAGCAGTGCACAGAGAATGTTATAAATATATTTTCAAAAACTTTTGAATTAGAAACCTACAAAATAGTTGGATATGCTTTTGATACCTACATTATTGTGGAAAAAGATGAAAGTCTTTATTTGATTGATCAGCATGCTGTTCATGAAAGAAGATTGTTTGAACTTTTTAAAGAAGAGGTAATTCAGAATAAAATTCAAAGACAGATGTTGCTTTCTCCGGTTATAGTTGATCTACCTCCTTCTCAAAAAGAATTTGTTCTTGAGAATGCTCAGTTTTTTGAAAGACTTGGTTTTGAAGTAGGTGATTTTGGGAAAAATGAGATAATAGTGAGAACAGTTCCCGTTTTGATTAAAAATTTGGCCGATAGGTATCTTATCTTTGATATAGTTGAAATGCTGTACAATGAATCCATTTCAGCAGGTCTTGTACAAATTTCAGAAGAACTGCTAAAAGAGATTGCTTGCAAAGCGGCTGTTAAAGGTAATATGAATATTTCTGACCTTGAAAAAGAAGAGATAGTAAAGCTTGTTCTTGTTGAAAAAAGGATTTTTCATTGCCCTCATGGAAGACCGGTGGTTGTTGAAATTCCTAAAAAAGACATAGAGAAGATGTTTAAAAGAATTGTTTAA
- the miaA gene encoding tRNA (adenosine(37)-N6)-dimethylallyltransferase MiaA, whose protein sequence is MQKIPLIVIAGLTATGKTDVAIELAQMIDGEIVSADSMCVYKYMDIGTAKPTKEQREMVKHYIIDVVYPDEDYNVALFQRDATKAIEEIYQKGKIPLLVGGTGFYIKSVVDEIEFPEMGDSKEIRQKLYKELEEKGNMYLYEMLKNIDDKAAQTVHPNNVKRVIRYLEIYFLTGRKPTDFLDKVRKRGSERYNILPLCFVMERTALRERIDARVEKMFKIGLVDEVKMLLEMGYSKDLKSMQGLGYKQVIPYIEGKITLDEAKEDLKIRTRQFAKRQSIWFKYQGNFIYLDVGNLEFKEVVKKCFELCKSVV, encoded by the coding sequence ATGCAAAAGATTCCTTTGATAGTAATTGCAGGTCTGACTGCAACCGGGAAAACGGATGTTGCAATTGAGCTTGCCCAAATGATAGATGGTGAAATTGTCTCTGCAGATTCTATGTGTGTTTACAAGTATATGGACATAGGGACTGCTAAGCCAACAAAAGAACAAAGAGAAATGGTGAAGCATTATATAATCGATGTTGTTTACCCCGATGAGGATTACAATGTAGCTCTGTTCCAGAGGGATGCTACAAAAGCAATAGAAGAAATTTACCAGAAAGGCAAGATACCCCTTCTTGTCGGGGGTACAGGGTTTTATATAAAATCGGTTGTGGATGAAATAGAGTTTCCAGAAATGGGGGACTCAAAGGAAATACGTCAAAAACTTTACAAGGAGCTTGAAGAAAAGGGTAACATGTACCTTTACGAAATGCTCAAAAATATTGATGATAAAGCTGCACAGACCGTTCATCCGAATAATGTAAAAAGAGTTATAAGATATTTAGAAATTTACTTTCTCACCGGCAGGAAACCTACTGATTTTCTGGATAAGGTGAGAAAGAGAGGCTCTGAAAGGTATAATATATTGCCCTTGTGTTTTGTTATGGAAAGGACTGCCCTGCGTGAGAGGATTGATGCAAGGGTTGAGAAAATGTTTAAAATAGGGCTTGTGGATGAGGTAAAGATGCTGCTTGAAATGGGATATTCAAAGGATTTAAAATCTATGCAGGGGCTTGGATATAAGCAGGTTATACCATACATTGAAGGGAAAATTACCTTGGATGAAGCAAAGGAGGATCTGAAGATCAGAACAAGGCAGTTTGCAAAAAGACAAAGTATTTGGTTTAAATACCAGGGGAATTTTATATATTTGGATGTGGGGAACCTTGAATTTAAAGAAGTTGTGAAAAAATGTTTTGAACTTTGCAAAAGTGTGGTATAA
- the hfq gene encoding RNA chaperone Hfq has protein sequence MAKGNLNLQDLFLNQLRKEKVNVTIFLLSGVQIKGTIKGFDNFTLVVETDNNKQMLIYKHAISTILPSKPVNYMTQMQNSQTQNATQQDK, from the coding sequence GTGGCAAAAGGAAATTTGAATTTGCAGGATTTATTTTTGAACCAGCTCAGAAAAGAAAAGGTTAATGTTACAATCTTTCTACTGAGCGGTGTCCAAATAAAAGGGACTATCAAAGGTTTTGATAATTTTACCCTGGTAGTGGAAACAGACAATAATAAACAAATGCTCATTTACAAACATGCAATTTCCACAATTCTTCCATCAAAACCAGTAAACTACATGACTCAAATGCAAAATTCGCAAACACAAAATGCCACCCAGCAAGACAAATAA
- a CDS encoding methionine gamma-lyase family protein, with translation MQFDFEALKRFYNFDIKLLTLAQQTIKSVEEVFKKIERIKSYNQLKILNAFHKNKLSYTHLNKTDGYGYSDSGREVIEKIYSDVFGSEDSLVRIQFISGTQAISTMLFGVLRPGDLLLSISGRPYDTLQKVIGIKKGGYGNLIEFGIGYEEVDLKENNFDYEQIENLLRKQKVKAVFIQRSRGYSLRESISIEKIGQVTQFIKNISPDTIVIVDNCYGEFVEEKEPTEVGADLMAGSLIKNPGGTIASCGGYIAGKKDLIEMCADRLNTTGMGKDVGPSLGFNREILQGLLFAPHIVAESLKVAVFTAYIMETLGYEVLPRYNEYRTDIIQSIVFKDEEKLIKFCQGIQKGCPVDSNVLPEPWDMPGYSHKVIMAAGGFVQGTSLELSCDAPVREPFVAYLQGSSSFEIGVVGVLRAIEMIRRM, from the coding sequence TTGCAATTTGATTTTGAAGCTCTGAAAAGATTTTATAACTTTGATATAAAGCTTTTGACACTGGCGCAGCAAACAATTAAAAGTGTAGAAGAGGTTTTTAAAAAAATAGAAAGAATAAAATCTTACAATCAATTAAAAATCTTAAATGCATTTCACAAAAATAAGCTTTCTTACACTCATTTGAACAAGACAGATGGTTATGGATATTCAGATAGTGGAAGAGAGGTCATTGAAAAAATATATTCAGATGTATTTGGCTCTGAGGATTCACTTGTTAGAATCCAGTTTATATCAGGTACTCAGGCAATTTCAACCATGTTATTTGGTGTTTTGCGTCCAGGTGATTTGCTTTTATCTATAAGCGGCAGACCTTATGATACTTTACAAAAAGTAATTGGGATAAAAAAGGGAGGTTACGGGAATCTTATTGAGTTTGGTATAGGATATGAAGAGGTGGATCTTAAAGAAAACAACTTTGATTATGAGCAAATTGAGAACCTTTTAAGAAAACAAAAAGTGAAAGCAGTTTTTATACAGCGTTCAAGAGGATATTCTTTAAGGGAATCAATCTCTATAGAAAAAATAGGACAGGTAACACAATTTATAAAAAACATAAGTCCTGACACAATTGTTATTGTGGACAACTGTTATGGTGAGTTTGTAGAGGAGAAAGAACCAACAGAGGTTGGAGCAGATTTAATGGCAGGATCGCTTATTAAAAATCCAGGCGGAACCATTGCATCCTGTGGTGGTTATATTGCGGGGAAAAAAGATCTGATAGAGATGTGCGCAGATAGACTCAACACAACCGGTATGGGTAAAGATGTAGGACCCTCCTTGGGGTTTAACAGAGAAATATTACAGGGACTTTTATTTGCTCCGCACATTGTTGCCGAGAGTTTAAAGGTTGCAGTTTTTACAGCATACATTATGGAAACCCTGGGCTATGAAGTTTTACCACGGTACAATGAATATAGAACAGACATAATTCAGTCAATTGTATTTAAAGATGAAGAAAAACTAATTAAATTCTGCCAGGGAATTCAGAAAGGCTGCCCGGTTGACAGTAACGTTTTGCCCGAGCCCTGGGATATGCCAGGGTATTCACACAAAGTGATAATGGCAGCGGGCGGTTTTGTTCAGGGGACATCATTGGAACTTTCATGTGATGCGCCAGTTCGTGAACCTTTTGTTGCATATCTTCAAGGAAGTTCCTCATTTGAGATAGGAGTGGTGGGAGTACTAAGGGCTATTGAAATGATCAGGAGGATGTAA
- the lexA gene encoding transcriptional repressor LexA has translation MKKQLTKKQQEILEFIKKRIKEKGYPPAVREICEATGLKSTSTVHGHLTRLEKKGYIRRDSSKPRAIEIVDDDFYTNRNMVQLPLVGKVTAGEPILAVENIEDTLTLPYDLVGTEDAFLLRVKGDSMIDAGIFDNDIIIVRRQNVAENGDIVVALIDDEATVKRFFKESDHIRLQPENKAMEPIIVKDVKILGKVIGLFRRM, from the coding sequence ATGAAGAAGCAGCTTACAAAAAAACAGCAAGAAATACTGGAATTCATAAAAAAGAGAATCAAAGAAAAGGGATATCCCCCAGCTGTTAGAGAAATATGTGAAGCAACAGGCTTGAAATCAACCTCAACCGTTCACGGACATCTGACTCGTTTGGAGAAAAAAGGTTATATCAGACGTGACTCCTCAAAGCCAAGAGCCATTGAGATTGTTGATGATGATTTTTATACCAACAGAAACATGGTTCAGCTTCCTCTTGTTGGTAAAGTCACTGCAGGTGAACCTATTTTGGCTGTTGAAAATATAGAGGATACTCTAACTCTTCCTTACGACCTTGTGGGAACAGAAGATGCGTTTTTGTTAAGAGTAAAAGGTGATAGTATGATTGATGCTGGAATTTTTGACAATGATATTATAATTGTAAGAAGACAAAATGTAGCTGAAAATGGAGATATTGTTGTTGCTTTAATTGATGATGAAGCAACTGTAAAAAGATTTTTTAAAGAAAGCGACCACATAAGACTTCAACCTGAAAACAAAGCAATGGAACCTATAATTGTAAAGGACGTAAAGATACTTGGAAAAGTGATAGGACTTTTCAGGAGGATGTAA
- a CDS encoding MFS transporter, whose protein sequence is MTLEEYRIKKYLIESEPYIDDPSEFKSSTKINLLAYLFFAGMSVLMPMLIAKNLITRVIFLTVIGLFVFFSIWAIYILRSPYKRQRQIVLYNGLFYLVFSLILLVGAVEHVGMLLHLHILAFLFVAIYIGIFWLLYRVYIPRKLKGWRSKFYETKLGRKILGIATAIIPFAGTLGIAIAKMTKDYLSQEQVYFAIAMSCLVLSYMCVKGSENIYRYYLMQRYPQCAIYYEPPKEKRKRTTRKSGKDEKARDDLDKVQKQRGVGGSEV, encoded by the coding sequence ATGACATTAGAAGAATACCGTATAAAAAAATACCTGATAGAAAGTGAACCATATATTGATGACCCATCAGAGTTTAAAAGTAGTACAAAAATTAATTTACTTGCATATCTATTTTTCGCAGGAATGTCAGTTTTAATGCCAATGCTTATTGCAAAGAATTTAATCACCAGGGTTATTTTTTTGACAGTGATTGGATTGTTTGTGTTTTTCAGTATATGGGCAATATATATTTTAAGAAGCCCTTACAAAAGGCAAAGGCAGATTGTACTTTATAATGGATTGTTCTATTTAGTATTCTCGTTAATTCTCTTGGTGGGTGCAGTGGAACATGTAGGTATGCTATTGCACCTGCATATTCTTGCATTTTTATTTGTTGCAATTTATATAGGAATTTTCTGGTTATTGTACAGGGTATATATTCCAAGGAAGCTTAAGGGCTGGAGATCGAAGTTTTACGAGACCAAGCTGGGCAGGAAGATACTTGGTATTGCCACAGCAATTATTCCTTTTGCAGGAACTCTTGGTATAGCAATAGCCAAGATGACAAAAGATTATCTCAGTCAGGAGCAGGTATATTTTGCGATAGCGATGAGTTGTTTGGTTCTTTCTTATATGTGTGTTAAAGGGAGCGAGAATATATACAGGTATTATTTAATGCAGAGGTATCCCCAGTGTGCTATTTATTATGAGCCACCAAAGGAGAAGAGAAAGAGGACTACCAGGAAGAGTGGGAAGGATGAAAAGGCTCGAGATGATTTAGACAAAGTTCAAAAACAAAGAGGGGTTGGAGGCAGTGAGGTATAG